The Rouxiella sp. WC2420 region AAGCCTGAACCACACAATGAAATTCCGCAAGGCCAAAGCGCGCACGACACCTTCTGGGACTATATTTCGCTGCAGCCTGAAACCCTGCATAACGTGATGTGGGCAATGTCCGATCGCGGTATTCCGCGCAGTTATCGCATGATGGAAGGCTTCGGGATTCATAGCTACAAAATGATCAACGCGGAAGGTAAAAGTCATTTTGTGAGATTTCATTGGAAACCAACCTGCGGCGCGGCTTCACTGATTTGGGATGAAGCCCAGGTATTGACCGGCCGAGACCCTGATTTCCATCGGCGTGAGCTGTGGGAATCTATTGAAGCAGGCGACTTCCCGGAATATGAGCTGGGGCTGCAGATTATCCCGGAAGAGGACGAGGACAAGTTTGATTTCGATATTCTCGATGCCACCAAGCTGATCCCCGAGTCCCTGGTGCCAGTACAAATTGTTGGCAAGATGGTGCTGAACCGCAACCCTGACAACTATTTCAGCGAAACCGAACAGGTAGCATTCTGTCCGGGAAATATTGTCCCAGGTTTAGATTTCTCGGACGATCCCCTCTTACAGGGCCGTTTATTCTCTTATCTGGACACCCAGATCAGCCGTCTTGGTGGGCCTAACTTCCATGAGATCCCGATCAATAAACCCGTTTGTCCGTTCCACAATCACCAGCGTGATGGTATGCATCGGATGGGGATCTCTGGCGCAGCGAACTACGAGCCAAATTCAATTAACAACAACTGGCCGCGAGAAACGCCTCCGGCGAAAAAACATGGCGGTTTCGAGACTTCTCCACAGCCGCTGAACGGTGAGAAGATCCGCCGTCGTAGCGATTCATTTGCGGATTACTATTCGCAGCCGCGACTGTTCTGGCTTAGCCAAACTCCTTACGAGCAGGATCATGTGGTAGGCGCTTTCAGCTTTGAATTAGGCAAGGTTGTGCGCCCGTGGATCCGTGAGCGCGTGGTCGATCAACTAAGCTATATTGATCATTCCCTGGCCACTCGGGTGGCAGAGAATCTTGGGATTGAGCTAAGTAAAGCACAGCAAGAGTACGCGTTGCCAAAAGCCGTAAACGGTCTAAGCAAAGATGATGCGCTGAGCCTGTACGGTAATCGTGAACATCCGGTTAAATCACGCCAGGTAGCGCTGCTGGTAGCCGACGGCGTATGTGGTGATTCTGTCGCGACGATTACTACTGAGCTTAATGCCCTGGGGATACACAGCAAAATCTTTGCGCCGCGACTGGGGAAAATTAAAACCCTGCAAGGTAAAGAGATTAATGCGGATGGTACGATTGAAGGCAATCCATCGGTATTGGTTGACGGCGTTATTGTCCCTGCCGGTAAGGCTAGCACCGAGGTGCTGAAAAAAAATGGTAACGCCAAAAACTATATTTTACAGGCCTTTAAGCATCTTAAAGCCATCGGCTTGCAGGGTGAGGCGCTAAGTTTGTATGAAGCGCTGCCGTTGCCAACTCCTGATGAGGGCGTGCTTGTCGATAGTGATGCCAAACTGGTTACTGATAAATTTATCGAAGCCTTGAAAAAGCACCGAGTGTGGTCAAGAGAAACGGCTGCGGCAGAAGTGCCTGCTTAAGGATAATTAATTACAGATGTTTTATAATCTCCCTCATTACGAGGGAGTGCTTTATATCAATCTTTTATTTGTATTGTAAAAGTACAGTTTTCCGGAGCTGTTTTTTCGCAGGTAATATGTGTTAACCCTAAGCTGGATGTTTTATCTTGCCCGATGGTACCCGTGGTGGTAATTATCAGATGTTTTTGACTATCAATATTTAAACCCATTTCAGAGGGCTTCTCATGTCCGGTTATTTTTTGGGTGCAATACTGAAATTGTGCAACCCCCGTTTTATTATCTTGAATAATAAGTGTCTGTGTAAATGGAATGACTGTTTTACTGTCAGGGTTTTTGCCCGGTAAAATACCTGACCATTCACCTGATTCGGCTGAGGCGCGAAATACACTATCTTGGGCATTGCCAATACTTGGTGTTGCAGGGCAAGCTTGCTTTTGGCTATGAGCGGCAGCCTGATGCGAGGCGATCGCCAATAAAACAGTTAGTAGAATATACTTAAATCTATTCATTTTTGAGGTTCCTAAAGTAATAAAATTATCTATGATATTGTTCGCTAATAATTAATCTGATTAATTTTGTTTTGTTGTTTTTTTGCTTGGTGGGTTAACGGGAGCACTATACCACTAATATTATCTTGCGGGTTTTAAAAGGAGGAGGGATTTTTTAATGTTATGGGTTTGTTTACTGTAAAAATAATTAATAGACAAAGATATAATGTAATTTAATACTAATTACCTTATATTTAATTAGTTGGTTAATTGTGATGTGTTCAATATAAATTATTACATCGAAAAGGGCGCAAGGTCGAGAAAACATCAAGCGACATGCTTTATTGATGGTTTTCGCCGCGGGGATCTTTATTGACTAATACCTGAAATTACCGTCCCTTTCAGAACGCCTTACTCGGTTTTTTTTGCCGCAGCCGCGCGTTTACGAGGCTTCTTCTCGGCAGGCTTTTCTTCCAGATGCAGACTTTTGACTTCGCTTTCTATCCAGCCATCGGCCAGTCGCGTTTTTAACATCTCTCCCGCCGCCGTCTGCGCGGTTTTCTTCAACAATGCGCCCTGAGGGGTCGTGGTGACGCTATAACCGCGAGCCAGCGTTGCCAGGGGGCTTACCGCCTCCAGTTGCGTCACAGCAGTACTAAAATTCTGACGATGTTCCCCAAGCTGCGCTGTCATTGACTGCTGCAGGCGATACTGCAGCTTTTGCACTCGCTGCTGCAACTGGTGGATGCGACGCTGTGGTTGATGCTGATTCAGGCGCTGCTGGAGATTCTGCGCACGGCGCAGCAGGCGACGCAGATGATTTTGCATTGCCTCGTCCATGCGGCTACGCAGCTTGAACAGCGCGGTTTGCTGGCGCGCCAGACGCAAGTGAGGATGTTGCTGCTGAAGCCGATGATTTAAACGTGTAAAACGCTGGGTCATCTGAGCCAGATAGTAATCCATCGCCATTTCAAGTCGCTGCTGCTGTGACTGAATCTGACGCAGCAGTTCAAGCTGGTTACGGCTGATCAGTTCGGCAGCGGCAGAAGGCGTTGGCGCGCGCAGGTCGGCGACAAAATCGGCGATAGTGACGTCAGTTTCATGACCCACGGCGCTGACAATCGGCAAGCGACTGTTATATATCGCTCGTGCAACGCGTTCGTCGTTAAAGCTCCATAAATCTTCCAGCGAACCACCGCCGCGCCCGACTATCAGCACGTCGCATTCCTGACGCTGGTTGGCCAAAGTAATAGCTTTAACAATTTGCAACGGCGCATCGACACCTTGCACCGCTGTCGGGTAAATCACCACCGGCAGAGAAGGATCGCGGCGTTTCAAAACCTGAAGAATATCGTGCAGGGCGGCACCGCTGGCCGAGGTAATGACCCCGACACATTTGGCCGGAGAGGGCAGCGGTTGCTTGTGCTCGATATCAAACAGACCTTCCGCAGACAAGGTTTGTTTCAACTGCTCAAACTGTTGCTGCAACAAGCCATCACCGGCAGGCTGCATGCTTTCGGCGATTAGCTGAAAGTCACCGCGTGGTTCGTACAGGGTGATGGAGGCGCGTACCAATACCTGCTGACCATTTTGCGGACGGAAAGTGGTGCGGCGATTGCTGTTGCGAAACATCGCGCATTTGACCTGGGCGCGCGCGTCTTTCAGCGTGAAATACCAGTGGCCGGAAGAAGGTTGGGAGAAGTTGGAAATTTCGCCGGAGAGCCAGACCTGACCCATTTCGTTTTCCAGCAACTCGCGAACCGTCTGATTTAGGCGGCTTACGGTAAAAATGGGTGGCGAAGAAGGTAGCGGCATGTGACCCAGATCAAATTCGAAAACAGAGACTTAATCAATCGATACTACAGCCGAAAATGAAGTATTCAAGAGTTTTTTTAAAATAATGTGAAATAGTACTAGAGCAAACGATTGAGTGCCTGTATACTCTCGCTGCAATATTTTATCTTTTCCGCATCCACCTTGGTGAGATATTGCCTATGTTACGTTTAAAGAAAGAAGCACTCACGTTTGACGACGTTCTCCTCATTCCAGCTCACTCCA contains the following coding sequences:
- the katE gene encoding catalase HPII, whose protein sequence is MSDHKDKAVSKPGDGNNQAASAEPHLNDTAPQGAPLKPQNSISPPGAEPTAAGSDKNPSTTSEKLEQLDAFRDDPQGQALRTDQGIRISDNQNSLKAGVRGSTLLEDFMLREKITHFDHERIPERVVHARGAAAHGYFQVYQSLEALTKAGFLADPGLDTPVFVRFSTVQGSKGSADSVRDIRGFATKFYTQEGNFDLVGNNTPVFFIQDAIKFPDFVHAVKPEPHNEIPQGQSAHDTFWDYISLQPETLHNVMWAMSDRGIPRSYRMMEGFGIHSYKMINAEGKSHFVRFHWKPTCGAASLIWDEAQVLTGRDPDFHRRELWESIEAGDFPEYELGLQIIPEEDEDKFDFDILDATKLIPESLVPVQIVGKMVLNRNPDNYFSETEQVAFCPGNIVPGLDFSDDPLLQGRLFSYLDTQISRLGGPNFHEIPINKPVCPFHNHQRDGMHRMGISGAANYEPNSINNNWPRETPPAKKHGGFETSPQPLNGEKIRRRSDSFADYYSQPRLFWLSQTPYEQDHVVGAFSFELGKVVRPWIRERVVDQLSYIDHSLATRVAENLGIELSKAQQEYALPKAVNGLSKDDALSLYGNREHPVKSRQVALLVADGVCGDSVATITTELNALGIHSKIFAPRLGKIKTLQGKEINADGTIEGNPSVLVDGVIVPAGKASTEVLKKNGNAKNYILQAFKHLKAIGLQGEALSLYEALPLPTPDEGVLVDSDAKLVTDKFIEALKKHRVWSRETAAAEVPA
- the xseA gene encoding exodeoxyribonuclease VII large subunit; the encoded protein is MPLPSSPPIFTVSRLNQTVRELLENEMGQVWLSGEISNFSQPSSGHWYFTLKDARAQVKCAMFRNSNRRTTFRPQNGQQVLVRASITLYEPRGDFQLIAESMQPAGDGLLQQQFEQLKQTLSAEGLFDIEHKQPLPSPAKCVGVITSASGAALHDILQVLKRRDPSLPVVIYPTAVQGVDAPLQIVKAITLANQRQECDVLIVGRGGGSLEDLWSFNDERVARAIYNSRLPIVSAVGHETDVTIADFVADLRAPTPSAAAELISRNQLELLRQIQSQQQRLEMAMDYYLAQMTQRFTRLNHRLQQQHPHLRLARQQTALFKLRSRMDEAMQNHLRRLLRRAQNLQQRLNQHQPQRRIHQLQQRVQKLQYRLQQSMTAQLGEHRQNFSTAVTQLEAVSPLATLARGYSVTTTPQGALLKKTAQTAAGEMLKTRLADGWIESEVKSLHLEEKPAEKKPRKRAAAAKKTE
- a CDS encoding DUF3757 domain-containing protein, producing MNRFKYILLTVLLAIASHQAAAHSQKQACPATPSIGNAQDSVFRASAESGEWSGILPGKNPDSKTVIPFTQTLIIQDNKTGVAQFQYCTQKITGHEKPSEMGLNIDSQKHLIITTTGTIGQDKTSSLGLTHITCEKTAPENCTFTIQIKD